The genomic stretch AGCCCGCAATGGCCATCGAACTGCCCCCCCTGCCCTACGACCGCACCGCGCTGGAGCCGCACATCTCCGCCGAGACGCTGGATTACCACCACGGCAAGCACCACAAGGCCTACGTGGACAACCTCAACAAGATGATCGAGGGCACCGAATTCGAGCAGCTGTCGCTGGTCGAGATCATCCGCAAGGCGCAGGGCGGCATGTTCAACAACGCCGCGCAGGTGTGGAACCACACCTTCTACTGGAACTGCCTCTCGCCCAAGGGCGGCGGCGAGCCGACCGGCAAGCTGGCCGAGCTGATCAACAAGGCGTTCGGCGACTTCGCCAAGTTCAAGGACGAGTTCTCCAAGCTCTCCATCGCCACCTTCGGTTC from Lysobacter auxotrophicus encodes the following:
- a CDS encoding superoxide dismutase, with the translated sequence MAIELPPLPYDRTALEPHISAETLDYHHGKHHKAYVDNLNKMIEGTEFEQLSLVEIIRKAQGGMFNNAAQVWNHTFYWNCLSPKGGGEPTGKLAELINKAFGDFAKFKDEFSKLSIATFGSGWGWLVQRPDGSLGLVSTSNANTPITGEDTPLLTCDVWEHAYYIDYRNARPKYVEAFWNLVNWDFVASNLK